The DNA sequence TCGGTCCCTTCGTACGCGCGGCGGCCGGTCGCCGCGTAAGCGAGGACCGCGCCCAGGGCGAAGACGTCGCCCGGCGGCCCCACACGCAGCCCGAGCACCTGCTCGGGCGGGCCGTAGCCGGGGGTGACGGGACTCGTTCCGGTGACGGTGAGGGTGAGGCCGTGTTCGGGGCGGGCGATGCCGAAGTCGATGACGCGCGGGCCGGCGGAGGTCAGGACGATGTTGGCGGGCTTGAGGTCGCGGTGGACCAGACCAGCGGTGTGGATGTCCTGGAGCGTCCTGGCGAGGGCCGCTCCCAGAGCACGTACAGCCGTCTCATCCAAGGGGCCCAGCCGTTCGACCATCTCGTCCAGCGTCGGACCGGCCAGGTACTCGGTGGCGATCCAGGGCCGTTGACCCTCCGTCCAGGCGCCGAGCACGCGGGCGACGCCCGGGCTGGTCACCGCCTGCGCGGCCCGCGCCTCGCGGACGAAGCGCCGGGACATGTGCGGGTCGTGAGCCAGTTCGGGCAACAGCACCTTGATGGCGACGGTCCGGCCGGCGTCGTCCCGGCCGAGGTAGACCTTGCCCATGCCGCCTTCCCCGAGGACGCCGAGGATCCGGTGCGGACCGAGGCGGATCGGGTCACCGGCGGCGAGTGGCTTCACGGTCGGAGAGTTCCTTTCACAGGTGGCGTAGGAAGAGGCGGGGAGCGCTATTCGAGCGGCCGGGCGCACACGTAGTCGCCGGACGTCCAGACAAGACGGCCTGCCCGCTCATGGGCGACGGGCGCGGCGCCGATCCGCCCCGGGACATCCATCGACCAGGCGATCCGACGGGTGCGCAGATCGACCGCCCGGATCTGGTCGCGCGCACCGTCCGTCGCGGCGACGTACACGTACTTCCGGCCGGCCACCGGCGACATGCGGCCGGGCGGCATACCGGGAAAGGGCGTCTCCCACAGCAGCTTGCCGGTGTCCGCGGACAGGGCGACGATGCCGCGCGTGCCCTCCGCCGCGTAGACCACGCCGTCCTTGACCGTCGCCGGGCCGTAGGGGCTGGTTTCCGCGGGGACGTCGCCCTTGGACCGGCCCCCGCCGAACGTCCACGCCGGCGTGCCGTCGGCCAGGTTGACGGCGACCACTTCCTCCCCGGTGAAGTAGACGTGCCGGTCGTCGAGTGCCAGCTTCCCGACATCCAGGAAGGCATCGTCGAGCCGCTGCCTCGGCATCTCCCGGTCCCACTCCGGTCGGCCGTCAGAGAGCCGGTGGCAGACCAGGAGGTTCTTACGTGCGAAACGCATGGGCCGGGCGTACACCAGGTGGCGGCCGGCGACGCCGGCCACGATCCTGTCCGTCGAGCCGCCCGGGCTGTGGTCCCCGAGAGGCTGACGCCAGAGTCCCTTGCCCGTCCTGGTGTTGACGGCGAGAAGACACCAGGCATCGCGGTTCCGGTCGCCTGCCTTGTCGGCGGCCAGGTAGACCACTCCGTCGGCGGCGGTCAGGGGTTCGGCGTGAGCGGTCGCCGAGGAAAGGTCGTCGAACGGGCCCGCGACGTATTCCAGACCACCGGTTTTCGAGACGCTGTAGACCTTCAAGCCCGTGGTGCGCTGGCCGTCCGGCGCGTAGCTGTAGACGCGTTCGCCGTCCGCCGTGAACTCGTAGGATTCCTTGACCGCCGTGGCCGTCCACCGCTTGCTGCCGGTCTTCGCGTCGTAGGACACCAGGCCCGGTCCCCCGTGTACGGCCACGAGGTCGCCGACGACAAGGGGCGGACGGCCGCCGTCCGCCTTGTCGAGGCGGGCCCACCAGGTGACGCCGTCAGGGATGTTGGCGGGGCGGGCGAAGTGGGTGGGGCCGGGGGTGTCGGTGTGCTTGCGGTTGTTCCACCAGAGCCAGCCGCCCGTGCCGGCCGCCGCCACGCCCAGGGTCGAGCCGCCGGCGATGCCGAGGAGGCGGCGGCGGGAGAGGGCGGGGCCGGGGCCGGGGGCGGTCGAGGTGGCGGCCTCCTCCGGGGGCGGGGGCAGGCGGTGCGGCTGGTGGCGCCAGACTTCGGTGGAGCGGCGGGCGATCTCGGCGAGGAGGGTGTCGGTGAGGGCGGTGGGGAACTCCTCCGCGGTGGGCACTCTCTCCGCAGCGGAAAGTCCCTTCATACCGGGGACTTCCTCCGCCTCGGCCTCCCTGCCCGCCTCCGTCTCGGCCAGCAGCGCGGCCAGTTCGGCCGTGCCGGGGCGGCGGGTCGGGTCCTTGTCCAGGCAGCGGGACAGTACGGGGGTGAGGGCGGGGGGCAGGCCGGTCAGGTCGGGGGCCGCGTAGCGCACCCGGTAGAGGAGGTCCGCGGCCTGGCCGCCGCCGAACGGGGCGTGGCCGGTCGCCGCGAAGACGAGGACGCCGGCGAGGGCGAACACGTCCCCCGCGGAGGTGTGCTCGGTGCCCGCCGCCTGTTCGGGTGACATGTAGGCGGGGGTGCCGGCGGCCGTGCCGAGCTGGGTCAGCCGGTCGTCGCCGAGCGCCCGCGCCACCCCGAAGTCGATGATCTTCGGTCCGGTGGCGGTGACGAGGACGTTGGACGGCTTGAGGTCGCGGTGGACGACGTCGGAGCGGTGCAACTGGCCGAGCGCGCGGCACAGTACGGCGCCGAGCGCCCGTACCGTCCGCTCGGGGAGCGGGCCGCACAGCTCGACGGCCTCGTCCAGGGGTGGGCCCAGTACGTACTCGGTGGCCAGCCAGGGCCGGGGCGCGAACGGGTCGGCGTCGACGACCCCGGCCCCGTACTCCCCGCCGATCACCCGGGCGGCATCGGACTCCAGCCGGAACCGGGTGCGGAACGCCTCGTCGGATGCGAACCGGGGGTGCACGGCCTTGAGCGCGACCGTCCGGCCGCCCGCGGAACGGGCCAGGTACACGGTGCCCATGCCGCCACCGCCCAGCCGGGCGACGAGCCGGTAGGGGCCGAGCTGCCGGGGGTCGTCGTGGTGGAGGGGCAGGGGCATCAGGACGGTCCGCTGTCGAGTGAGGGATACGGGTGGGGTGAGAGAGATGGGCGGGGTGAGGGGGCCGAGTGGGGTGATACGGCGGGAGGCGGCGGTTCCGCGGCGAGGACGGCGGCCGACTGCCGGACGAGCGCGGCGACCGCCCGGGCCGGCAGCCAGCCGGGGCCCAGGAGCGCGGCCGCCCGGCTGGGGCCGCCGTCCAGCACGGTGGCTCGCGGCGGACCGGTCATATCGGGCGGAGGGCCGAAACCGGGCGCGGTGCCGGGGAGTTCGTCCAGCAGCCGGCGGACCGACGGGCGGTGGGCGGGGTCGCGGGCGAGGCAGGCGGAGACGAGGGCGCGCAGGCCCTCGGGGAGTTCATCACGTTCCGGGACGGTGTGTCCCGTCGCCGCGTAGGCCAGGACCGCGCCCAGGGCGAAGACGTCACCGGGCGGCTCGGGCCGTGCCCCGGCGAGCTGTTCGGGGGACACCGTCCCCGGGGCCGGTCCGACGGGTCCGGTGCCGCCCGGCCCCGCCGGGGCCGCCGCGCGCACCGCGCCGTAACCCGTGAGGCGCGGGCCGTCGGACGTCAGCAGGACGGCCGCGGGGGAGACGCCCGCGTGCACCGCGCCCGTCGCGTGGAGCGCCGCCAGGGCCTCGGCGAGGGCGGTGCCGAGCGCACGGACGGTCCGTTCGGGCAGCGGACCGCCGTGCGCGGCGAGCGCGGTGGGCAGCGGGAGGGCGGGGAGGTACGGGGTGGTGTACCAGGGGACGTTGTCGCCGCCCGTGGTGCCCTCGCTCGCCACTCCGGTCGCTCCCACCTCGTCCACCACGGCCGTCCAGGGGCCGAACAGCCGCCGGGCGGCCTCCGCCTCGGCCCGGAAGCGGTCCGGGTCGGTGCCTTGCGGAGGCGTGGTGAGGATCACCGTGCGGTCGCCGCCCCGGGACCGCGCGACGAACCGGTGCGCCGCGGCGGTGACAGCACCCGTCGGTGCACCGACCGCCGGAGAACCGCCCGTCGGAGCACCGACCGTCGAGGCGTCGAGCCGGCCCAGCACCGCGTACGGGCCGATCCGCTCGGGGTCGCCCCGGCGCGACGGTTCCATTCCGACCCCTTCCCTCGGTCCCCCTCGTCCCCTCCCGGGGGACGGCGTGCGTATGGATGACGAGCACAGATGACGGTCGTATACGAGTACGACAGACGGACACAGGAGCCTACTCATGCGTCCGCCGGGCGTGGACGCGGGCCGGGCACCCGGGTGGTGACGGGGACTCCGGCGGCGATATCAGGCCGTGACCCGCGAGGCCGGTGCGGGAGCGTGCGGGCCTGCCGCAGTGCTACGGATGACGATTAGTCTTGATGACCGTACGCATGGAGAACCCGACGCCGGGGGCCCGCAGCGTGACGTATGGGGGAATCGGGCGGTCGAGCCCCGGGAACGGCCCGGTGCCGGCAGGTGATTCCCCGAAGCGCCGGACCACACCAGCAGGAGGCATTGTGAGCAGCGATCGGAACGAGATCCGCGCGGCCGGGACCACAGCCGGCGAGAACCGGTCCGACGCCGACCACGAGCTGGACCAGGAGCAGGAAGTCGAGCACACGGGCGAGTTCACCATCGATTACACGCCACCCGCCTGGTACGTCCAGACCTCCCCGCCCGCCCCGGCGGTCCCCCCGGCGCCTCCGGCCCCTCCGGCACCACCCGCCTCGGGCGACTCGGGAGACTCGGGAGCCTCGGGAGAGGGGACGGGCGTCGGCGCGGCGCCGGCCTCGGCCGAGGGTGCGGGGGAAGGCCGTGCGGCGGACGCGCCTGCCGCCGGCTCCCGGGCCGTTGACACCCCTGCCGTCGACGCCCACGCCGTGGGCGGGAAGGACGCCGACGGGAGCGCGGACCGCAGCGGCGACGCGCGGCCCGGCGCCGTGGCCGGACACGGCCTCGACGGCTCGGGGGCCGGCGCCGACGCGGAGCCCGCGCCGGCCGGAGGAACGACGACGCCCGCGACCATGCGGTTCTCGGCCGCGGCGCTGCGGGACGAAATCGCCGCGCACGCATCGGATTCCGGTGGGCAGGGTTTCGATGGTCCGAAGGAATCCGGCGCGATCGTCACGTCCGCGGAGGCGGACAAGCCGACAGAGACGGACAAGTTGACGGAGACGGACAAGTCGGCGGAAGCGTCGGAGCTTTCGGGCGAAGCCGACAACAGCGGCACTCTGCGCAGCGAGGGCACCATGCGGTTCTCGGCGAGCTCCTTGCGCAACCGGACGGGAGCGGCGGCGGCCGATGACGCGCCGTCGGCTCCGTCGGCGTCGGCGTCCGCTTCCGTGGCGCCGGAGGAGCCGGAGGCGCCCAGCGCGTCCACCGAGTCCTGGACCCCGCCCTCCGTTCCGCCGTCGTCGCTGCCGCCCCTGCCGCCGGACTTCCGTCCCGCGGAGCCCGCCGACGGCCAGGCCGCGCCGGCCCCGTGGAACGCGCCGGCGGCACCTCAGGCGACTCAGCAGACGACAGAGCAGGCGGCACAGCAGGCACTTCCGCAAACCCCGGCGATGCCGCCCGCGCCGCCCGCCGTTCCGGGCGCTCCCCCGACTCCCCCGGCCTCCCCGGCCTCCCCAGCTCAGGCGGAGACCGCCGGCGCGCCCGCGCCCGCCGCGGCGGACGGCTCCGGGGCCTTCGTGGCGCCCGCGGCGCCCGGTCCGGAGGCCGCTCCCTACACCGGGAGCGCGGGTACCCCGTTCGCCACGGCACCGGCGCCCGCTCCGCAGGACGGCGCTCAGCCCGGCCCGTACGCCCCGCCCGCACCGCAGGCGCTCCCGGCGTACGGCGCGCCGAACCCCCCCGCCCCAGCCGCCGAAGCGGCGTCCGCCCAGGGCGATTTCCCGCTGGCCGCCGCCGGACAGCCGGCTCCTCCGACGGCGCCCTCGACCCCGACACCGCCTCCCGCGTACGGCGGCTACGGCGGACACGGCGGATACGGCACCCCGCAGCCGGACCCGGCGACGGCCCCGCCCGCTCCGGCTCCGGCCCCCGCCCCGCAGGCGCCCGTCAACACCCCCACTGCGCAGGGTGGTTACGGCTTCCCGCAGCCGACGCCGCCCACGCCGGAAGCGCCCGCACTCGCGCCTCAGAGCGGTTACGGCTTCCCGCCCCCGGCGGCACCCACCGCCGGAGCCGCCACTCCCGCGTCCACGCCGCAGGGTGGATACGGCTTCCCGCACCCGACGGGCACCGCCGCCCCGCAGGGCGGTTACGGCTTCCCGCATCCCGGGACCCCCGCCGGGGAGACGCCCGCGCCCCCCCGCGCAGCACGCGTACCCCCTCCCCCAGACGCAGCCCCAGCCGCCCGCCGCGCCCCAGGGGGCCCCGGTCCCCGGCCCGTACGCGCCCCAGCCGCAGGCCGGTCCCGCCGACACCGGCGCCTTCCCTCAGGGGCCGCAGAACCCCCAAGGGCTCCAGAACCCTCAGGGGGCACAGGGACCCCAGGGCGCTCCCGGCGCACAGCCCGAACAGCCCGGTCCCGCCCAGCCCGTTCAGCCCAGCCAGCCCGTCCAGCCGGCCGACGCCTCGGCCGCCGGTCCCGTCGACCCGCGCACCGGCGGCTGGCCGACGGTGACGCCGGAGCAGCGGCAGCGGTCCGTGCACGGCGCGCCGCTCGGCTACACGGCCGCGGTCGAGCTGTCCTCGGAGCGGCTGCTCAAGAGCAAGCCGAAGCCGAAGAAGCAGAGTTCGGGCCGGTTCAAGTTCGGCGGGAAGAAGGAGGAGGCGGAGCGGCAGCGCAAGCTGGAGCTGATCCGCACGCCCGTCCTCTCCTGCTACCGCATCGCCGTCATCAGCCTCAAGGGCGGCGTCGGCAAGACCACGACGACGACCGCCCTCGGCGCCACTCTCGCCAGCGAGCGCCAGGACAAGATCCTGGCCATCGACGCCAACCCGGACGCCGGTACCCTCGGCCGCCGGGTGCGCCGCGAGACCGGCGCGACCATCCGTGACCTGGTGCAGGCCATCCCCGGCCTCAACAGCTACATGGACATCCGCCGTTACACCTCGCAGGCGCCGTCCGGCCTGGAGATCATCGCCAACGACGTGGACCCGGCCGTCTCCACGACCTTCAACGACGAGGACTACCGGCGGGCGATAGACGTCCTGGGGCGGCAGTACCCGATCATCCTCACCGACTCGGGCACCGGTCTGCTCTACAGCGCGATGCGCGGCGTGCTCGACCTCGCCGACCAGCTGATCATCGTCTCCACCCCGTCCGTCGACGGCGCGAGCAGCGCCAGCACCACGCTCGACTGGCTGGCGGCGCACGGCTACGGCGAGCTCGTCGGGCGCAGCATCACCGTCATCTCGGGGGTCCGCGAGACCGGAAAGATGATCAAGGTCGAGGACATCGTGTCCCACTTCGAGACGCGCTGCCGGGGGGTCGTGGTCGTGCCCTTCGACGAGCATCTCGCGGCGGGGGCCGAGCTGGACCTGGAGATGATGCGGCCCAAGACGCGGGAGGCCTACTTCGGGCTGTCGGCGATGGTGGCCGAGGACTTCGTCCGGGCTCAGCAGCAGCAGGGCCTCTGGGGGACGAGTGGGCAGCCGCCGCAGGCTGCGCAGTATGAGGGGCAGCTTCCGGCTCAGGGGGCGGGGGCTCCGTACAGCCCGTACGGGGCGCAGCCGCCCGTTCAGCCCGGGCAGCAGCAGTATCCGGCGACCGGGGGGTGGCCGCAGCAGTGAGGTCCGGCGGGGCCGGGGGGTTTGCCCCGGCCCCGCCCTTTCACCGTTTCTGCGGGGAGTCCCCCGCGGCCCCCCCCTTTCGCGGCTTCGCCGCTCGTCCTCAAACGCCGGACAGGCTGAATGGGGCGCCCACTCCAGCCCGTCCGGCGTTTGAGGACAACCGCGCGGAGCGCGGTTTCGGGGGTGCGGGGGCTTGCCCCCGCAAGAAACGGCGAAAGGGCGGGACCGGGGCACCCTCACCGCGAAGCGCCACCCACCAGCTCCCGCGCCCGCTTCACGTCATCCGCCATGCACTCCAGCAACGCCTCAAGCGTTTCGAACTTCTCCATCCCCCGCAGATAAGCGAGGAAGTCCACCGCGGCGTGCAGCCCGTACAGATCCAGATCGACCCGGTCGATCGCATACGCCTCCACCGTCCGCTCCGTCGCGTCGAACTGCACGTTCGTGCCGACGGAGATGGCCGCGGGCATCGATTCGCCCTCGACGACGAGCCAGCCGGCGTAGACGCCGTCGGCGGGGATGGCGGTGTGGGGCAGGGTCTCGATGTTGGCGGTGGGGAAGCCGAGTTCGCGGCCGCGCTGGGCGCCGCGGACGACGACGCCCTCGACGCGGTGCGGGTGGCCGAGGATCTCCATGGCGCCGGCCACGTCGCCCTCGGCGACCAGGCGGCGGGTCAGCGTCGAGGAGAAGGGCAGGCCGCCGCCGGCCTCGCCGGTGAGCTTGAGGTCGATGACCTCGACGCCGAAGTCGTAGGTCGTGCCGAGCTCCTCCAGCAGCGCGACCGTGCCCGCGGCGCGGTGGCCGAAGCGGAAGTTGGGGCCCTCGACGACGAGCTTCGCGTGCAACTTGTCGACCAGGACCTTCACCACGAAGTCGGCCGGCGACAGCTTGGAGAACTCCGCCGTGAAGGGCAGGACGAGCACCGCGTCCACGCCGAGTTCC is a window from the Streptomyces mobaraensis genome containing:
- a CDS encoding protein kinase domain-containing protein — protein: MPLPLHHDDPRQLGPYRLVARLGGGGMGTVYLARSAGGRTVALKAVHPRFASDEAFRTRFRLESDAARVIGGEYGAGVVDADPFAPRPWLATEYVLGPPLDEAVELCGPLPERTVRALGAVLCRALGQLHRSDVVHRDLKPSNVLVTATGPKIIDFGVARALGDDRLTQLGTAAGTPAYMSPEQAAGTEHTSAGDVFALAGVLVFAATGHAPFGGGQAADLLYRVRYAAPDLTGLPPALTPVLSRCLDKDPTRRPGTAELAALLAETEAGREAEAEEVPGMKGLSAAERVPTAEEFPTALTDTLLAEIARRSTEVWRHQPHRLPPPPEEAATSTAPGPGPALSRRRLLGIAGGSTLGVAAAGTGGWLWWNNRKHTDTPGPTHFARPANIPDGVTWWARLDKADGGRPPLVVGDLVAVHGGPGLVSYDAKTGSKRWTATAVKESYEFTADGERVYSYAPDGQRTTGLKVYSVSKTGGLEYVAGPFDDLSSATAHAEPLTAADGVVYLAADKAGDRNRDAWCLLAVNTRTGKGLWRQPLGDHSPGGSTDRIVAGVAGRHLVYARPMRFARKNLLVCHRLSDGRPEWDREMPRQRLDDAFLDVGKLALDDRHVYFTGEEVVAVNLADGTPAWTFGGGRSKGDVPAETSPYGPATVKDGVVYAAEGTRGIVALSADTGKLLWETPFPGMPPGRMSPVAGRKYVYVAATDGARDQIRAVDLRTRRIAWSMDVPGRIGAAPVAHERAGRLVWTSGDYVCARPLE
- a CDS encoding protein kinase family protein; this translates as MEPSRRGDPERIGPYAVLGRLDASTVGAPTGGSPAVGAPTGAVTAAAHRFVARSRGGDRTVILTTPPQGTDPDRFRAEAEAARRLFGPWTAVVDEVGATGVASEGTTGGDNVPWYTTPYLPALPLPTALAAHGGPLPERTVRALGTALAEALAALHATGAVHAGVSPAAVLLTSDGPRLTGYGAVRAAAPAGPGGTGPVGPAPGTVSPEQLAGARPEPPGDVFALGAVLAYAATGHTVPERDELPEGLRALVSACLARDPAHRPSVRRLLDELPGTAPGFGPPPDMTGPPRATVLDGGPSRAAALLGPGWLPARAVAALVRQSAAVLAAEPPPPAVSPHSAPSPRPSLSPHPYPSLDSGPS
- a CDS encoding MinD/ParA family protein, producing the protein MTPEQRQRSVHGAPLGYTAAVELSSERLLKSKPKPKKQSSGRFKFGGKKEEAERQRKLELIRTPVLSCYRIAVISLKGGVGKTTTTTALGATLASERQDKILAIDANPDAGTLGRRVRRETGATIRDLVQAIPGLNSYMDIRRYTSQAPSGLEIIANDVDPAVSTTFNDEDYRRAIDVLGRQYPIILTDSGTGLLYSAMRGVLDLADQLIIVSTPSVDGASSASTTLDWLAAHGYGELVGRSITVISGVRETGKMIKVEDIVSHFETRCRGVVVVPFDEHLAAGAELDLEMMRPKTREAYFGLSAMVAEDFVRAQQQQGLWGTSGQPPQAAQYEGQLPAQGAGAPYSPYGAQPPVQPGQQQYPATGGWPQQ
- a CDS encoding bifunctional riboflavin kinase/FAD synthetase, whose amino-acid sequence is MQRWRGLEDIPQDWGRSVVTIGSYDGVHRGHQLIIGRAVERARELGVPSVVVTFDPHPSEVVRPGSHPPLLAPHHRRAELIAELGVDAVLVLPFTAEFSKLSPADFVVKVLVDKLHAKLVVEGPNFRFGHRAAGTVALLEELGTTYDFGVEVIDLKLTGEAGGGLPFSSTLTRRLVAEGDVAGAMEILGHPHRVEGVVVRGAQRGRELGFPTANIETLPHTAIPADGVYAGWLVVEGESMPAAISVGTNVQFDATERTVEAYAIDRVDLDLYGLHAAVDFLAYLRGMEKFETLEALLECMADDVKRARELVGGASR